One stretch of Haladaptatus sp. R4 DNA includes these proteins:
- a CDS encoding thiol-disulfide oxidoreductase DCC family protein: MATEPDSEEPTDGPDHPVLLFDGVCNLCNAVVRFTVRFDEAGTFRFAPLQSEVGQSLLSRHDLPMDEFDSFVLVDGENCYTRSTAALRVCRELDGPWPLLYPLIYLPEAVRDPVYDLIAKYRYRIFGRKDECPIPPPEIRERFVERSLDSV; the protein is encoded by the coding sequence ATGGCAACCGAACCCGACTCCGAAGAACCCACCGACGGGCCCGATCACCCCGTGTTGCTGTTCGACGGCGTCTGTAACCTCTGTAACGCTGTCGTTCGGTTCACGGTGCGGTTCGACGAGGCGGGAACGTTCCGCTTCGCGCCGCTTCAGTCCGAAGTCGGGCAATCGCTCCTCTCCCGCCACGACCTCCCGATGGACGAGTTCGACTCGTTCGTGCTCGTGGACGGCGAGAACTGTTACACCCGTTCGACCGCCGCGCTTCGCGTCTGTCGGGAACTCGACGGTCCGTGGCCGCTTCTGTACCCGCTTATCTATCTTCCTGAGGCAGTTCGTGACCCGGTGTACGACCTGATAGCGAAATACCGCTACCGAATCTTCGGCCGGAAGGACGAGTGTCCGATACCGCCTCCCGAAATCCGCGAGCGGTTCGTGGAGCGCTCGCTCGACTCCGTTTGA
- a CDS encoding alkaline phosphatase family protein has product MFETGALPNLESLFDDGVSGPLESQLPPWTPSAWPSLFTGVNPGKHGVFSFLDYEGYDWNVVDGDDVRAEPLWGHLSRHGIRSVVVNVPVTHPPRDFEGALVPGYMAPESPACHPENLLAELREAIGEYRIYPDTTDAMPEEAAAEYRDVVKSRGGAFRYLADRFEPDFGFVQFQQTDTVFHEFPDERETVRAVYEAVDEQVGEILDATNPDTVLVVSDHGMGEMTGTGFYVNEFLTDHGYTAVSQGGEGMPSWVPTRESKLRNGGDEAGRGDPDDRRGPLQRTNDPLQRLTAVAAKVGLTTHRAGKLLDTVGLRGVASELVPSGVVRASSRQVDFPASQAYMRARIECGVRINLAGRDPDGVVPPERYESLRSELIDLLADVEAPDGTPVFEDVARREAYFDGPEAERAVDIVTVPTDFDNFLSAELSGHEFAEPGQPWNHKRNGIVAMAGDGVHGRISDAHLFDVTPTVLALFGIPKSTEMDGDVLSPVESVGEEGYSTRRETGGTTGGERTDSDEQTASDDRMANRLAALGYLE; this is encoded by the coding sequence ATGTTCGAGACGGGGGCGCTCCCGAACCTCGAATCGCTGTTCGACGACGGGGTGTCCGGCCCGCTCGAATCCCAACTCCCGCCGTGGACGCCGAGCGCGTGGCCGTCGCTGTTTACCGGGGTGAACCCCGGCAAGCACGGCGTGTTCAGCTTTCTGGACTACGAGGGGTACGACTGGAACGTGGTGGACGGCGACGACGTTCGGGCCGAACCGCTCTGGGGACACCTCTCACGGCACGGGATCAGGAGCGTCGTCGTCAACGTCCCGGTCACGCACCCGCCACGCGACTTCGAGGGCGCGCTCGTGCCGGGATACATGGCTCCGGAATCACCGGCATGTCACCCCGAGAACCTGCTCGCCGAACTCCGCGAGGCAATCGGGGAGTACCGGATCTATCCCGACACGACAGACGCGATGCCCGAGGAGGCCGCCGCCGAGTATCGTGACGTCGTGAAGTCCCGCGGTGGGGCGTTCCGGTATCTCGCCGACCGCTTCGAGCCCGATTTCGGCTTCGTGCAGTTCCAGCAGACCGACACCGTGTTCCACGAGTTCCCCGACGAGCGGGAAACGGTTCGGGCGGTGTACGAGGCCGTCGACGAGCAGGTCGGGGAAATCCTCGACGCGACCAACCCCGACACCGTGCTCGTCGTCAGTGACCACGGGATGGGGGAGATGACGGGGACGGGCTTCTACGTCAACGAGTTCCTCACGGATCACGGCTACACGGCCGTCTCACAGGGTGGCGAGGGCATGCCGTCGTGGGTTCCGACCCGGGAGTCGAAACTCAGGAACGGCGGGGACGAGGCGGGTCGCGGCGATCCGGACGACCGCCGCGGCCCGCTCCAACGAACGAATGACCCGCTCCAACGACTGACCGCCGTCGCGGCAAAAGTCGGTCTCACGACCCATCGGGCGGGAAAGCTGTTGGACACGGTCGGACTTCGCGGGGTCGCGTCCGAACTCGTCCCGTCGGGGGTCGTCCGGGCGAGCAGTCGGCAGGTGGACTTCCCCGCCTCGCAGGCGTACATGCGTGCCAGGATCGAATGCGGCGTCCGAATCAACTTGGCGGGACGCGACCCCGACGGCGTCGTTCCACCGGAGCGATACGAGTCGCTCCGGTCGGAACTCATCGACCTGCTCGCCGACGTCGAAGCGCCCGACGGAACTCCAGTGTTCGAGGACGTGGCCCGCCGAGAAGCCTACTTCGACGGGCCGGAGGCCGAGCGCGCGGTGGACATCGTCACGGTGCCGACGGACTTCGACAACTTCCTCTCGGCGGAGCTTTCGGGCCACGAGTTCGCCGAACCCGGCCAACCGTGGAACCACAAGCGGAACGGTATCGTTGCGATGGCTGGCGACGGCGTCCACGGAAGGATTTCCGACGCACACCTCTTCGACGTGACGCCGACGGTGCTCGCGCTGTTCGGGATACCGAAGAGCACCGAAATGGACGGCGACGTTCTCTCGCCGGTCGAATCGGTCGGCGAGGAAGGGTACTCGACGCGACGGGAAACGGGCGGGACGACGGGTGGCGAACGGACCGATTCCGACGAACAGACCGCATCCGACGACCGGATGGCGAACCGACTCGCGGCACTCGGATATCTGGAGTGA
- a CDS encoding lipid II:glycine glycyltransferase FemX encodes MTIEIQEADDSTLERWNNLVERSDGPTPFHRREALTYLAETSNTEVRFLVGYKGQEPVGLFPIFVTTKGPFRMVYSPPPHLEVYYLGPTLLNFAKLKQRKAERRHREFIDGAIEWIETEIDPAYVDVRTVDEYTDLRPFSWNGFDVSPSYTYILDLTGEDLLMQFSRDARSNVKNRDDGCTIREAGVAGIEAVITQIQDRHAAQGKDYRITPEFVTELYERLPDGCVRPYVCERDGEILGGMVTLETDDTIYRWQGGAKSDVEFPINDLLDWHIIQEAQERGLTRYDLVGANLPRLCRYKSKFGPEPVAYHTVQRKSTRMQAVTGVYRRLPSALKVVSE; translated from the coding sequence ATGACGATAGAAATTCAGGAAGCGGACGATAGCACGCTCGAACGATGGAACAACCTCGTGGAACGCTCTGACGGGCCGACCCCGTTTCATCGCCGCGAGGCGCTCACGTACCTCGCGGAAACGTCGAACACCGAGGTTCGATTCCTCGTCGGATACAAAGGGCAGGAGCCGGTCGGGCTGTTCCCGATTTTCGTGACGACGAAAGGACCGTTTCGGATGGTGTACTCGCCGCCACCGCACCTCGAAGTGTACTACCTCGGTCCGACGCTGCTCAACTTTGCGAAGCTGAAACAGCGGAAGGCCGAACGGCGACACCGGGAGTTCATCGACGGCGCGATCGAATGGATCGAGACGGAAATCGACCCGGCGTACGTGGACGTCCGAACCGTGGACGAGTACACCGACCTCCGACCGTTCTCGTGGAACGGTTTCGACGTGTCCCCCTCCTACACCTACATCCTCGATTTGACGGGCGAAGACCTACTCATGCAGTTCAGCCGTGACGCCCGGAGCAACGTCAAGAACCGCGACGACGGCTGTACGATTCGGGAGGCTGGCGTGGCGGGAATCGAAGCGGTCATCACCCAGATTCAGGACCGTCACGCGGCACAGGGGAAGGACTACCGGATCACCCCCGAGTTCGTCACCGAACTGTACGAGCGACTCCCCGATGGCTGTGTCAGGCCGTACGTCTGCGAGCGCGACGGCGAGATTCTGGGCGGCATGGTGACGCTCGAAACCGACGACACCATCTATCGATGGCAGGGTGGCGCGAAATCCGACGTCGAGTTCCCCATCAACGACCTGCTGGACTGGCACATCATTCAGGAGGCACAGGAGCGCGGCCTGACCCGATACGACCTCGTGGGAGCCAACCTGCCCCGCCTCTGCCGGTACAAATCGAAGTTCGGGCCGGAACCCGTCGCCTATCACACCGTCCAGCGAAAATCGACCCGGATGCAGGCCGTGACCGGCGTGTACCGACGGCTTCCCTCCGCGCTCAAGGTGGTTTCGGAATGA
- a CDS encoding M23 family metallopeptidase has protein sequence MSRARSPTDSGDGGESNRRSGLLKKVPDPTNLFLLGFVSIPGYLFESLRPLRRCALFFLFGLWPFVRMVAPARVNGSSPTDWIRFSEAQRKWCMVLSVLFMQLNPFVQGKSLLQLGGHILILARHRGRLPNPERFEQSTSFHLPFADPSDYDAADGAALPDSCDDTWTVANGSPNRENSHSWGVLTQRYAYDFVITDGDGNTHTGDGSRPEEYYCFGEPIYASADGVVVETHDGHRDHGRVDGWFDVFQRDIRGNWVTIEHADGEYSVSAHLRCGSVEVAPGDRVERGQQIGRCGHSGNSTEPHLHFHVQDRPNFYLGMGLPIRFDGVVARDGRKTDERDDFDETPTRQYITAGQRVIPADD, from the coding sequence ATGTCCAGGGCACGCAGTCCGACCGATTCCGGAGACGGTGGAGAATCAAATCGACGGAGCGGTCTCCTCAAAAAAGTTCCCGACCCGACGAACCTCTTCCTTCTCGGCTTCGTCTCGATTCCCGGCTATCTGTTCGAGTCGCTTCGCCCGCTCCGACGGTGCGCGCTCTTCTTTCTCTTCGGGTTGTGGCCGTTCGTTCGCATGGTCGCTCCAGCACGGGTGAACGGCAGTTCTCCGACGGACTGGATACGGTTCAGCGAGGCACAGCGGAAATGGTGTATGGTCCTGTCGGTCCTTTTCATGCAGCTAAATCCCTTCGTACAGGGAAAGAGCCTGCTTCAGTTGGGCGGCCACATTCTCATCCTCGCCCGACATCGCGGCCGACTTCCGAATCCGGAACGATTCGAGCAGAGTACGTCCTTCCATTTGCCGTTCGCCGATCCATCCGATTACGACGCCGCTGACGGTGCCGCCCTTCCCGATTCGTGCGACGATACGTGGACAGTCGCCAACGGCAGCCCGAACCGTGAGAACTCCCACTCGTGGGGAGTCCTCACGCAACGGTACGCTTACGACTTCGTGATAACTGATGGGGACGGCAACACTCACACGGGCGACGGGTCACGTCCGGAGGAGTACTACTGCTTCGGTGAGCCGATTTATGCGTCCGCGGACGGTGTCGTCGTCGAAACACACGACGGCCACCGCGACCACGGGCGGGTGGACGGGTGGTTCGACGTCTTCCAACGTGATATCCGAGGAAACTGGGTCACCATCGAACATGCCGACGGCGAGTACAGCGTCTCGGCACACCTCCGGTGCGGTAGCGTCGAGGTGGCTCCGGGCGACCGTGTCGAACGTGGGCAGCAGATCGGTCGTTGTGGTCACTCCGGTAACTCCACCGAGCCACACCTGCATTTCCACGTCCAGGACCGACCGAACTTCTATCTCGGGATGGGACTCCCGATTCGGTTCGACGGTGTCGTCGCCCGCGACGGCAGGAAGACGGACGAGCGGGACGATTTCGACGAAACACCCACACGGCAGTACATCACCGCCGGACAGCGCGTGATTCCGGCGGACGATTGA
- a CDS encoding helix-turn-helix transcriptional regulator, translating into MGSPEDATDPAAAFSTLSDSTRVEIVRELSNAQRESPGDPALPFAELRKGVGVRDSGRFLYHLKKLRGHFIEKTEEGYRLNYAGIEMAASILAGTYTERETLGPVELDSTCIDCDETAVGRYENGILSVACENDHLLFQWGLPPNAAADATVGKLVELATTLVFHAVELSLVGTCPKCYDPMTTAVEPVEPERLAPRFRANCGTCGCLIIGPVGFCLLGQSDVDAFYHRHGRSVRSSYLWELEFAGNDASLVSEGNNGRYVLSFRLDDEELSATVDDTAHVVETTRRTVG; encoded by the coding sequence ATGGGTTCGCCAGAGGACGCGACCGACCCGGCAGCGGCATTCAGTACGTTGAGCGACTCGACGCGTGTCGAAATCGTTCGAGAACTCTCGAACGCCCAGCGCGAATCACCGGGGGACCCCGCTCTCCCCTTCGCGGAGTTGCGGAAAGGCGTCGGCGTCCGGGATTCGGGTCGGTTTCTCTACCACCTGAAAAAACTCCGCGGTCACTTCATCGAGAAGACCGAGGAAGGGTATCGGCTCAACTACGCCGGTATCGAGATGGCTGCGTCCATCCTCGCCGGGACCTACACCGAACGCGAAACGCTCGGCCCAGTCGAACTCGACAGCACGTGCATCGACTGCGACGAAACGGCCGTCGGACGGTACGAAAATGGAATCCTCTCGGTCGCTTGCGAAAACGACCACCTGTTGTTTCAGTGGGGACTGCCGCCCAACGCTGCGGCGGACGCGACGGTCGGAAAACTGGTCGAACTGGCGACGACGTTGGTGTTCCACGCCGTCGAACTGTCGCTGGTCGGCACCTGCCCGAAGTGCTACGACCCGATGACGACGGCCGTCGAACCGGTCGAACCCGAGCGACTCGCCCCGCGATTTCGTGCGAACTGCGGGACGTGCGGTTGTCTCATCATCGGCCCTGTCGGATTCTGCCTGCTCGGTCAGTCGGATGTGGACGCGTTCTACCACCGTCACGGGCGGTCCGTTCGGTCCTCCTACCTGTGGGAACTCGAATTCGCGGGGAACGACGCGTCGCTCGTCTCAGAGGGGAACAACGGACGATACGTGCTATCCTTTCGGCTCGACGACGAGGAGCTATCCGCCACCGTAGACGACACCGCCCACGTGGTGGAAACGACTCGTCGGACGGTGGGGTAA
- a CDS encoding ester cyclase: MTSANEHEDRVHRLYEGVWNGENPGIATELVHPEYVIHDRDLAEELRGPELYTALADSTREIFPDMSFTIEDSFAVEDKVAVRWTMVGTQDGAMVGIEPTGTAVTLRAIEIDRFEDGRLIETWTQSDMLSLMEQLDAV, translated from the coding sequence ATGACGAGCGCCAACGAACACGAAGATCGCGTTCACCGCCTCTACGAGGGAGTATGGAACGGGGAGAATCCCGGCATCGCAACGGAACTCGTCCATCCCGAGTACGTCATTCACGACCGGGATCTCGCGGAGGAACTGCGTGGACCGGAGTTGTACACGGCGCTTGCGGATTCGACCCGCGAGATCTTCCCGGACATGTCGTTCACCATCGAGGATTCGTTCGCGGTCGAGGACAAGGTCGCCGTTCGCTGGACGATGGTCGGCACGCAGGACGGGGCGATGGTCGGCATCGAACCGACGGGAACGGCGGTGACGCTCCGCGCCATCGAGATCGACCGGTTCGAGGACGGGCGTCTCATCGAAACGTGGACGCAGAGCGACATGCTCTCGCTCATGGAGCAACTCGACGCGGTGTGA
- a CDS encoding peroxidase-related enzyme (This protein belongs to a clade of uncharacterized proteins related to peroxidases such as the alkylhydroperoxidase AhpD.): MSDPTLDDEAQRRFPVPEYDELPDNLRERIDVETERAGFTPNVFAALAYKPSHFRAFMAFHDALVDDTSLDREEVEMIVVAVSGVNHCYYCNVAHGALVRIYAKQPTLADQLVANYRQADVSEKRMAMLDVAVKLTERPTEVSEDDLQRLRDVGYSDEEVWDIGSVTSFFNLSNRMALFADWRPNDEFHTMGR; this comes from the coding sequence ATGTCCGACCCGACACTCGATGACGAGGCACAGCGACGATTTCCGGTTCCGGAGTACGACGAACTCCCCGACAACCTCCGAGAGCGTATCGACGTGGAGACCGAACGCGCGGGGTTCACGCCGAACGTGTTCGCGGCGCTCGCGTACAAGCCCTCGCACTTCCGCGCGTTCATGGCCTTCCACGACGCGCTCGTGGACGACACGTCGCTCGACCGTGAGGAAGTCGAGATGATCGTCGTCGCCGTCTCGGGCGTCAACCACTGTTATTACTGCAACGTGGCGCACGGTGCGCTCGTACGCATCTACGCGAAACAGCCGACGCTTGCGGACCAGTTGGTGGCGAACTACCGACAGGCGGACGTGAGCGAGAAACGGATGGCGATGCTCGACGTGGCGGTGAAACTAACCGAACGCCCGACGGAGGTCTCGGAGGACGACCTCCAACGACTGCGCGACGTCGGCTACAGCGACGAGGAAGTCTGGGACATCGGGAGCGTGACGAGCTTTTTCAACCTCTCGAACCGAATGGCGCTGTTCGCCGACTGGCGACCGAACGACGAGTTCCACACGATGGGCCGGTAG
- the pdxA gene encoding 4-hydroxythreonine-4-phosphate dehydrogenase PdxA, with product MDGNPRLALTMGDPGGIGAEVIAKAYPEARADADLLVVGDADVMREAIPDGAIDLGVRSIPDVGDAAFEPNTIDVLDLDNVANHEWGALREDFGAASLEYVERAIELALAGDVDGVVTAPINKQATRMAGSEHAGHTGLLADRTGVTDYSMMLVEDDLRVTHVSTHVPLRDACDLVTTENVLETIRVTRDGLLDLGIDDPSIAVAGLNPHASDGGLLGDEEAEEIAPAVEAARENGIDVEGPESPDTIYVRAARGEFDCVVSMYHDEGHVPIKMLGFSTGGEVSGVNMTVGLPIVRTSVDHGTAFDIAGEDIASSKSMKDAVEVAATAVRNRSS from the coding sequence ATGGACGGAAACCCACGGTTGGCGCTGACGATGGGGGACCCCGGTGGTATCGGCGCGGAAGTGATAGCGAAGGCGTACCCCGAGGCACGGGCGGATGCGGACCTTCTCGTGGTAGGGGACGCCGACGTGATGCGCGAGGCGATCCCAGACGGTGCTATCGACCTCGGTGTCCGGTCGATACCGGACGTCGGTGATGCCGCCTTCGAACCGAATACCATCGACGTTCTCGACCTCGACAACGTCGCGAACCACGAATGGGGCGCGCTCCGCGAGGACTTCGGTGCGGCGAGTTTGGAGTACGTCGAACGAGCCATCGAACTCGCGCTGGCGGGGGATGTCGATGGCGTCGTCACGGCACCTATCAACAAGCAGGCGACTCGGATGGCCGGAAGTGAACACGCCGGTCACACGGGATTGCTCGCCGACCGAACCGGCGTCACGGATTACTCGATGATGCTCGTCGAGGACGACCTTCGCGTCACGCACGTGAGCACGCACGTGCCGCTCCGGGACGCCTGTGACCTCGTGACGACCGAGAACGTCCTCGAAACGATTCGGGTTACGCGGGACGGTCTGCTCGACCTCGGTATCGACGACCCGAGCATCGCCGTCGCGGGGCTGAATCCGCACGCGAGCGATGGCGGTCTCCTCGGCGACGAGGAGGCCGAGGAAATCGCACCGGCAGTCGAGGCAGCTCGGGAGAATGGAATCGACGTCGAGGGACCCGAATCACCCGATACGATATACGTCCGGGCGGCCCGCGGGGAGTTCGACTGCGTCGTTTCGATGTACCACGACGAGGGACACGTCCCGATCAAGATGCTCGGGTTCAGCACGGGCGGAGAGGTAAGCGGCGTGAACATGACCGTCGGTCTGCCTATCGTCCGGACGAGCGTCGACCACGGTACCGCGTTCGACATCGCCGGGGAGGATATCGCGTCGTCCAAGAGCATGAAAGACGCCGTCGAAGTGGCGGCGACGGCGGTTCGGAACCGGTCGAGTTGA